In Capsicum annuum cultivar UCD-10X-F1 chromosome 7, UCD10Xv1.1, whole genome shotgun sequence, one genomic interval encodes:
- the LOC107877708 gene encoding protein OS-9 homolog, whose amino-acid sequence MRSILYLIVVFVSINNIFLYDVVSSSQIISVHAGTSLSQSSKEPKYKVEFHSEDAPFQPDDDQETILMPNKNGEKFLCYLPKVDKPKIGKSVTPNISSLVVDTEKRIKLKTPDELLEVLKDRCLTRLEGWWSYEFCYENKLRQVHLEDEKPVQEFVLGYYDAEATAAYHQSHSDNSVLKDPRSKDASQRYHAHIYTNGTVCDLTNEPRQTEVRFVCSEPRALISSITELSTCKYALTVHCPTLCKHPLFQGERPVWHTINCNKLPKDYRETKAEENFDDEKIAMVTDSEDQPSIDSDNADEHANVEGDNLEDENITVAT is encoded by the exons atgaGATCGATATTGTATTTGATTGTTGTATTTGTGTCCATTAATAATATCTTCTTATACGACGTCGTTTCTTCCTCTCAGATAATTTCTGTTCACGCAG GCACATCATTGAGTCAAAGTTCTAAAGAACCAAAATATAAAGTTGAGTTTCATTCAGAAGACGCACCTTTCCAACCG GATGATGACCAGGAAACTATTCTTATGCCCAACAAAAATGGGGAGAAGTTTCTCTGTTATTTGCCTAAAGTCGATAAACCCAAGATTGGCAAATCAGTGACACCCAATATAAGCAGTTTGGTCGTGGACACTGAGAAACGCATCAAGTTGAAGACACCAGATGAACTACTTGAAGTACTGAAGGATCGATGTCTTACCAGG CTAGAAGGGTGGTGGTCATATGAATTCTGTTATGAGAACAAGTTGAGACAAGTTCATTTGGAGGATGAAAAG CCAGTACAAGAATTTGTCTTGGGTTATTATGATGCTGAGGCTACCGCAGCTTATCATCAGAGTCACTCAGATAATTCAGTACTAAAGGATCCCCGTTCAAAAGATGCGTCACAAAG ATATCACGCTCATATCTATACTAATGGGACCGTATGTGATTTAACAAATGAACCACGACAGACAGAG GTGAGGTTTGTTTGCTCAGAGCCTAGAGCTCTGATAAGCTCTATAACTGAATTATCCACCTGCAAGTATGCTCTCACCGTACATTGCCCAACCCTCTGCAAACACCC GCTCTTTCAGGGAGAAAGGCCAGTATGGCATACAATAAACTGTAATAAACTTCCGAAAGATTACAGGGAAACCAAAGCCGAAGAAAACTTTGACGATGAAAAGATCGCCATGGTTACAGACTCTGAGGATCAGCCTTCGATTGATTCAGACAATGCAGATGAACATGCCAATGTTGAAGGAGACAATTTAGAAGATGAAAATATCACTGTAGCAACATAA